From a region of the Nocardioides ginsengisegetis genome:
- a CDS encoding ammonium transporter, with translation MDGYYAFMLVATALVLMMTVPALALFYGGMTRSKSVLNMMMMSYAAFAVAAIVFVLWGWSEGWGADGAGNANGKLIANPFDMFGLDGVSHINYIYVLFQLTFAAITVALISGAIADRVKLSSWIVFVPIWLTLCYFPIAHNVWAGGWLASHWVAQDYAGGTVVHINAGIAGGVLALIIGKRVGFMKEPMKPHNLTLTMIGAGLLWFGWYGFNVGSIVFTSDSLASPEAFSAQFQSETGVTFMNTTIATCAAMLGWLLMERILHGKATSLGAASGIVAGLVAITPACGAVNLVGAIIVGTVAGMACAAAVGLKFKFGLDDSLDVVGVHLVGGLVGTLLIGFVSTSTAPGGIDGLFYGGGLTSLGHQTLAALFTVVWTGVLTTVIALLIKYTIGWRVTAESEVEGIDSDQHGEAAYDLHSGFGGGGSGSSTSVLAKSTVTEGVNA, from the coding sequence GTGGACGGCTATTACGCCTTCATGCTGGTGGCGACGGCTCTCGTCCTGATGATGACTGTTCCGGCCCTGGCGCTCTTCTACGGCGGCATGACCCGCTCCAAGTCGGTCCTGAACATGATGATGATGTCCTACGCCGCCTTCGCGGTGGCGGCCATCGTGTTCGTGCTGTGGGGCTGGTCCGAGGGCTGGGGTGCCGATGGCGCCGGCAACGCCAACGGCAAGCTCATCGCCAACCCGTTCGACATGTTCGGGCTCGACGGCGTCTCGCACATCAACTACATCTACGTGCTCTTCCAGCTCACGTTCGCAGCCATCACGGTCGCGCTGATCTCGGGCGCCATCGCCGACCGCGTCAAGCTGTCGTCCTGGATCGTGTTCGTCCCGATCTGGCTGACGCTGTGCTACTTCCCGATCGCCCACAACGTCTGGGCCGGCGGGTGGCTCGCGAGCCACTGGGTCGCCCAGGACTACGCCGGTGGCACCGTGGTGCACATCAACGCCGGTATCGCCGGTGGTGTGCTCGCGCTGATCATCGGCAAGCGGGTCGGCTTCATGAAGGAGCCGATGAAGCCGCACAACCTGACGCTCACCATGATCGGCGCCGGCCTGCTGTGGTTCGGCTGGTACGGCTTCAACGTCGGCTCCATCGTCTTCACGAGCGACTCGCTGGCGAGCCCGGAGGCCTTCTCCGCGCAGTTCCAGAGCGAGACCGGCGTGACGTTCATGAACACCACCATCGCCACCTGCGCCGCCATGCTCGGCTGGCTGCTGATGGAGCGGATCCTGCACGGCAAGGCCACCTCGCTCGGCGCTGCCTCCGGCATCGTCGCGGGCCTGGTCGCCATCACTCCCGCCTGTGGGGCCGTGAACCTGGTCGGCGCGATCATCGTCGGCACGGTCGCCGGCATGGCCTGTGCCGCCGCGGTCGGCCTGAAGTTCAAGTTCGGCCTGGACGACTCGCTCGACGTCGTCGGCGTCCACCTCGTCGGTGGTCTCGTCGGCACCCTGCTGATCGGCTTCGTGTCCACCTCGACCGCCCCGGGCGGCATCGACGGACTCTTCTACGGCGGCGGCCTGACGTCGCTCGGCCACCAGACCCTCGCCGCGCTGTTCACGGTCGTGTGGACCGGTGTGCTGACCACGGTCATCGCCCTGCTCATCAAGTACACGATCGGGTGGCGCGTCACGGCCGAGTCCGAGGTCGAGGGCATCGACAGCGACCAGCACGGTGAGGCGGCCTACGACCTGCACAGCGGCTTCGGCGGCGGCGGCAGCGGCTCCTCGACCTCCGTCCTGGCCAAGAGCACCGTCACCGAAGGGGTGAACGCATGA
- a CDS encoding IS110 family transposase has translation MTHNHTQIESAQVGIYGGVDTHLDFHVAAAVNALGALLGTAVFATTVQGYAELLAWLRAWGPLAQVGVEGTGSYGAGLARHLHRHDVEVLEINRPDRASRRRRGKTDAYDAEAAARTALAGHARAAKINTGAVESLRMLKLQRDSAVKQRTATLNQMHQLRVTAPQELREQLTGLTKHTLATHCVRFRVTRDTNRLTDPVQAAKKALHGLARRVLALTAEITELDADIAALTRAIAPATSAAAGVGAQTVAQLLIAIGEQPERFHSEAGFAALCGTSPIPASSGKTQRHRLNRGGNRQANSALHMATLNRLCHHPPTRAYIAARTTDAKSDPHLRRKLKRYLARELFTLLRQDLRALNTPDIAA, from the coding sequence ATGACTCACAACCACACACAGATCGAGTCCGCCCAGGTCGGGATCTACGGCGGCGTGGACACCCACCTGGACTTCCACGTCGCGGCCGCGGTCAACGCACTCGGCGCGCTGCTGGGCACCGCGGTCTTCGCGACCACGGTCCAGGGCTATGCCGAACTACTGGCCTGGCTCCGCGCCTGGGGACCACTGGCCCAGGTCGGGGTCGAGGGAACCGGCTCCTACGGCGCCGGCCTGGCCCGTCACCTGCACCGCCACGATGTCGAGGTTCTCGAGATCAACCGGCCCGACCGGGCCAGCCGCCGACGCCGCGGGAAGACCGACGCCTACGACGCCGAGGCAGCCGCCCGGACCGCGTTGGCCGGTCACGCCCGAGCCGCCAAGATCAACACCGGGGCCGTGGAGTCGCTGCGGATGCTGAAGCTGCAACGCGACTCCGCGGTCAAGCAGCGCACCGCCACGCTCAACCAGATGCACCAGCTCAGGGTCACCGCGCCCCAAGAACTCCGCGAACAACTGACCGGCCTGACCAAACACACCCTGGCCACCCACTGCGTGCGGTTCCGCGTCACCCGCGACACCAACAGACTCACCGACCCCGTCCAGGCCGCCAAGAAGGCCCTGCATGGACTGGCCCGCCGAGTCCTGGCGCTCACCGCGGAGATCACCGAACTCGACGCCGACATCGCGGCCCTGACCAGGGCCATCGCCCCGGCCACCAGTGCCGCGGCCGGTGTCGGGGCCCAGACCGTGGCACAACTGCTGATCGCCATCGGCGAGCAACCCGAACGGTTCCACAGCGAGGCCGGCTTCGCCGCCCTCTGCGGCACCAGTCCAATCCCGGCCTCCTCGGGGAAGACCCAACGTCACCGCCTCAACCGCGGCGGGAACCGACAAGCCAACAGTGCCCTGCACATGGCCACCCTCAACCGGCTCTGCCACCACCCACCGACCAGGGCCTACATCGCCGCCCGCACCACCGATGCCAAGTCGGACCCCCACCTGCGCCGCAAGCTCAAGCGCTACCTCGCCCGCGAACTCTTCACCCTGCTGCGACAAGACCTACGAGCCCTCAACACCCCCGACATCGCGGCTTGA